The DNA region CGACGGTGTCATGAAAGGGGGTATCCCGATGCGGAGCACAGCTTTTTATAGAGGAAATTCCCTGGTTTTCTGGGAAAAATGTGAAATGCGACGGTCTTCTCGCATTGAAGATGCCGTGGGCGGAACTTGCGCCCAGTGCTCGGCGCCAGGCTGGTGGAATGCCGGGAAGCGCCGGCTCTTCACGGCCGTCTGGTCTGATGGAGGCGGCAAGGCGTACGCATCCGGCATATAAATTTCGCGCAATTCGATTGCGCGCGATAAAAATGCTTGCGCGCAATCGAATTGTGCGCCATATTCCGTTCCACAAGATCGACGGGCGCCGGTTCGCCCCGCCGCCCTGGAAAGCAAACCAAACGCCATCCAACGAAGGAGCACATGCCATGAAGACCCTGTATTCGACCAAGGTGACCGCCACCGGTGGCCGTGACGGCAAGGCCGTCAGCGAGGACGGGCTGCTGTCGGTCGCGCTGGCCGCGCCGAAGGAACTGGGCGGCCAGGGCGGCGCCACCAACCCCGAGCAGCTGTTCGCCGCCGGCTATTCCGCCTGCTTCATCGGCGCCATCAAGTTCGTCGGCAACCGCGACAAGATCGCCGTCCCGGCCGACCTGACGGTGAACGCCACCGTCGGCATCGGCGCCCGCGACGATGGCGAGGGCTTCGGCCTGACGGTCGATTTCGTCGTCTCGCTGCCGGGCATGGACAAGGCGGCGGCCGAGGATCTGCTGGCCCGCGCCCACAAGGTCTGCCCCTACAGCCACGCCACCAAGGGCAACATCCCGGTCACCACGACCGTCGCCTGATGTCGCCGCCTGGAGGCATAGCCTGAGGCGAACGGCTTTCGGCATTGCGCCGCCGGGCTGTTGCGCGCGATTGTGCGGGGACGCAAGATCGACCGACGCGCGGCATCCCGGCGGCGTTCGCCGTTTTCCTCAGGCGGCCTCCGGCCGTTTTCCAAGGTTCAGACATCATGGCAGCCGACAAGGACGACCCGCTTCTGCTCTCCAACCAGGCCTGCTTCGCGCTCTATTCGGCTCATCTGGCGATGACCCGGGTCTATCGTCCGCTGCTGGAGGAGTTGGGCCTGACCTACCCGCAATATCTGATCATGCTGTTGCTGTGGGAGGAGGACGGGCAGTCGATGAAGCTGCTGGGCGAGCGGCTCGGGCTGGACAGCGGCACGCTCACCCCGCTGCTGAAGCGGATGGAGGGGCAGGGACTGCTGACCCGCAGCCGCGATCCGCAGGACGAGCGGCTGGTGCTGGTCGGTCTCACCCCGGACGGCGTGGCTCTGCGCGGCAAGGCCGAATGCCTGCCGGCGCGGATCACCGCCGCGGCCGGCTGTTCCGCCGATGGGCTGGCGTCGCTGCGTGACGCGCTGCTGCGGCTGCGCGATGACCTCAACCGTTCGGTCGATCAAGCTCGAGGCGAAGGGCGGGGCTGAGACGAAAGGGGCTGGAAATCGGCGGTGGGAGGGCCTTCTCTAGGAAGACGCTTTGCCGACCGAAGGTTTCCATCGTGACCGCTGTCCCGAACGACGACCGTCTCCGCCTGCGCCCGGCCGATGCCGACGACGCCTATGAGCTCGCCCGGCTGATCGACATCGCCGGGGGCGGCGTCTACGACTTCCTGCTTGACGGGCTGATGCCGGGGATGACGGCGGCGGAGATTTTGATGCCCGGGCTGGCCGGGCGCAGCGGGTCGCTGTCGCATCGGCAGAGCGGGGTCGCCGAACTGGATGGACGGGTGGTCGGCATCGCCC from Azospirillum sp. B510 includes:
- a CDS encoding organic hydroperoxide resistance protein produces the protein MKTLYSTKVTATGGRDGKAVSEDGLLSVALAAPKELGGQGGATNPEQLFAAGYSACFIGAIKFVGNRDKIAVPADLTVNATVGIGARDDGEGFGLTVDFVVSLPGMDKAAAEDLLARAHKVCPYSHATKGNIPVTTTVA
- a CDS encoding MarR family winged helix-turn-helix transcriptional regulator, with the protein product MAADKDDPLLLSNQACFALYSAHLAMTRVYRPLLEELGLTYPQYLIMLLLWEEDGQSMKLLGERLGLDSGTLTPLLKRMEGQGLLTRSRDPQDERLVLVGLTPDGVALRGKAECLPARITAAAGCSADGLASLRDALLRLRDDLNRSVDQARGEGRG